A genomic window from Candidatus Methylomirabilota bacterium includes:
- a CDS encoding putative glycoside hydrolase, which translates to MDPVPVPADHTERSVLYGALVVGTLVAIVATGWVLLSPSLLLQRQVAAATTQPAQMVPSAQPAERPVRGRVLDAESGAPLAGASVWVGPTETRTDDEGRFTTEPLKPGASFLVKVPGYELRRLTADTDRVTVALVPKVVRAAYLTYYGVADKGIRDRVLELVARTELNAVVIDVKGDRGLIPYRTAVPLALEAGAQGPVIIKDFDGLMASLKARNIYTIARIVTFKDHVLAQHRPDWAIIDTRTGQPWLDNEKLAWVDPFREEVWDYAIAVAKEAVAKGFDEVQFDYVRFPTDGKLSAAKYSQPNNTQTRLPAIAGFLAKARRELGPTGAFLAADVFGYTAFNDNDTDIGQRVEELALHLDYICPMVYPSGYHRGIPGVRNPVAQPYEIVKESVRLTRKRSATLTVQVRPWLQDFRDYAFDKRIFGVNEVRAQIRGARDGGAVGFMLWNPRNDYTGGALAPKTTATARAIP; encoded by the coding sequence ATGGATCCTGTCCCGGTACCGGCCGACCACACAGAACGCTCCGTCCTCTACGGAGCCCTCGTGGTGGGCACGCTCGTCGCGATCGTCGCGACGGGCTGGGTGCTCCTGTCGCCCTCCCTGCTCCTCCAGCGCCAGGTCGCCGCGGCGACCACCCAGCCGGCCCAGATGGTGCCTTCCGCACAGCCCGCCGAGCGGCCGGTGCGCGGGCGGGTGCTGGACGCCGAGAGCGGCGCGCCGTTGGCGGGCGCGTCGGTCTGGGTCGGCCCCACCGAGACCCGAACCGACGACGAAGGCCGCTTCACCACGGAGCCCCTCAAGCCCGGCGCCTCATTCCTCGTCAAGGTCCCGGGCTATGAGCTTCGCCGCCTGACGGCGGACACGGACCGGGTGACCGTGGCGCTCGTGCCCAAGGTGGTGCGCGCCGCCTACCTGACCTACTACGGCGTGGCCGACAAGGGCATCCGCGACCGGGTGCTCGAGCTCGTGGCGCGCACCGAGCTCAACGCCGTGGTGATCGACGTCAAGGGCGATCGCGGCCTCATCCCCTACCGCACCGCCGTGCCGCTGGCCCTCGAGGCTGGCGCGCAGGGGCCGGTCATCATCAAGGACTTCGACGGGCTCATGGCCTCGCTCAAGGCGCGTAACATCTACACCATCGCGCGCATCGTCACCTTCAAGGATCACGTGCTCGCCCAGCACCGCCCCGACTGGGCCATCATCGACACGCGCACGGGCCAGCCCTGGCTCGACAACGAGAAGCTCGCCTGGGTGGATCCCTTCCGCGAGGAGGTCTGGGACTACGCCATCGCCGTGGCCAAGGAGGCTGTGGCCAAGGGCTTCGACGAGGTCCAGTTCGACTACGTCCGCTTTCCGACCGACGGCAAGCTCTCGGCGGCCAAGTACTCCCAGCCCAACAACACGCAGACGCGGCTGCCCGCCATCGCCGGCTTCCTCGCCAAGGCGCGCCGCGAGCTCGGGCCGACAGGAGCCTTCCTCGCCGCCGACGTCTTCGGCTACACCGCCTTCAACGACAACGACACCGACATCGGGCAGCGCGTCGAGGAGCTCGCCCTGCACCTCGACTACATCTGCCCCATGGTCTACCCCTCCGGCTATCACCGGGGCATCCCCGGGGTGCGCAACCCGGTGGCCCAGCCCTACGAGATCGTCAAAGAGAGCGTGAGACTGACGCGGAAGCGCTCGGCCACCCTCACCGTCCAGGTCAGGCCCTGGCTTCAGGACTTCCGCGACTATGCCTTCGACAAGCGCATATTCGGCGTCAACGAGGTCCGCGCTCAGATCCGCGGGGCGCGCGACGGGGGGGCGGTGGGCTTCATGCTGTGGAACCCCAGGAACGACTACACGGGCGGCGCGCTCGCCCCAAAAACGACGGCCACGGCGAGGGCCATCCCCTAG
- a CDS encoding alpha/beta hydrolase produces the protein MASQPSYACDAAARRSFTVNGMTLRALEWGQPGRPALCFLHGGSAHSHWFDAVVPSFVDRFHIISLDQRGHGQSDWAPDARYGTAEFASDLVGVMDQLGWERMVVVGHSMGGHNSMGFSAWHSDRVRALCVVDSRPSLPTERLQAMHKRGHRGPRRHETLDLALRSFRLLPAETLAEPDLLEHLGREGIAEREGKFLYRFDPQCNGARKPVDGWALLPDIKAPTLLVRGELSPIMPQEMAERMAAAIPNARLVTMLGVYHHLVLDAPDAFSRILDDFLRELPD, from the coding sequence ATGGCTTCCCAACCCTCCTATGCGTGTGACGCGGCCGCGCGGCGCTCATTCACCGTCAACGGCATGACCCTCCGGGCCCTCGAGTGGGGGCAGCCCGGCCGGCCTGCCCTCTGCTTCCTCCACGGCGGCTCGGCCCACTCACACTGGTTTGACGCCGTGGTGCCGTCCTTCGTTGACAGGTTTCACATTATATCCCTCGACCAGCGGGGGCACGGGCAGAGCGACTGGGCGCCCGATGCCCGCTACGGCACGGCGGAGTTCGCCTCGGACCTGGTCGGCGTCATGGACCAGCTGGGCTGGGAGCGGATGGTGGTGGTGGGGCATTCGATGGGCGGCCACAACTCGATGGGCTTTTCAGCCTGGCACTCGGACCGGGTGCGGGCGCTCTGCGTGGTGGACAGCCGCCCGTCTTTGCCCACCGAGCGCCTCCAGGCTATGCACAAGCGGGGGCACCGCGGTCCCCGGCGCCACGAGACGCTCGACCTTGCGCTCAGGAGCTTCAGGCTCCTGCCGGCCGAGACGCTGGCCGAGCCCGACCTCCTCGAACACCTGGGCCGCGAAGGCATTGCCGAGCGCGAAGGGAAATTTCTCTACCGCTTCGACCCCCAGTGCAACGGCGCCCGGAAGCCGGTGGACGGCTGGGCGCTCTTGCCCGACATCAAGGCGCCGACACTCCTCGTGCGCGGAGAGCTCTCACCGATCATGCCGCAGGAGATGGCCGAGCGGATGGCGGCGGCCATCCCGAACGCCAGGCTCGTCACCATGCTGGGCGTCTACCACCACCTGGTCCTCGACGCCCCCGACGCCTTCTCCCGCATCCTCGACGACTTCCTCCGGGAGCTTCCCGATTAG
- a CDS encoding NADH-ubiquinone oxidoreductase-F iron-sulfur binding region domain-containing protein, with the protein RGHGTKCFGLSGHVARPGLVEVEMGATLRDLLERIGGGAAGGGVTGGPALKGAVLGGPSGIIVPPRDFDEPLLPGGRVNPGTGGIVAIDETVSVRDVVRTLLDFNTRESCGKCTPCREGTARLRDMLDAEASLDHAAVAELSEVVRVASLCGLGQAAPLSILSALREFPAELR; encoded by the coding sequence GCCGAGGCCACGGCACCAAGTGCTTCGGCCTCTCGGGGCACGTGGCGAGGCCGGGCCTGGTCGAGGTAGAGATGGGCGCGACGCTGCGCGATCTCCTCGAGCGTATTGGTGGCGGAGCGGCCGGGGGCGGCGTGACCGGGGGCCCCGCACTCAAGGGCGCGGTCCTGGGCGGGCCCTCGGGCATCATCGTGCCGCCGCGCGATTTCGACGAGCCTCTCCTGCCCGGCGGCCGCGTGAATCCGGGAACGGGCGGCATCGTGGCCATCGACGAGACGGTCTCGGTGCGTGACGTGGTGAGGACGCTGCTCGACTTCAACACGCGGGAATCCTGTGGCAAGTGCACGCCCTGTCGCGAGGGCACGGCCCGGCTCCGCGACATGCTCGATGCCGAGGCCTCCCTCGATCACGCCGCCGTCGCGGAGCTCTCCGAGGTTGTGCGCGTGGCCTCGCTCTGCGGCCTGGGCCAGGCCGCCCCGCTGTCCATCCTGTCCGCCCTGCGCGAGTTCCCGGCGGAGCTACGATAG
- a CDS encoding polysaccharide deacetylase family protein, whose translation MSRHLRAIALAAAVHATAALVPAAASAGSLQPNELGRVMILEYHKVDQPEERWTRTPANFRGDLERLWERGYRLVALNDLLDGRIAIPRGTTPVVLTFDDSSPGQFRLIERNGDWVPDPDCAVGILEAFERQHPGFGRAATFYVLPGADPPNRLFNQKDLAGRKLQYLAAQGYEIGNHTLWHANLAKYSERVVRRQLATAQEWIQRHVPGYRIRTLALPMGAYPQDIRWAIEGVEGQVAYRHDAVLKVAGGAAPSPHARVFDPYHLPRIQALESELAHWLGYFERNPQERYVSDGDASVITVPPGTLDKVRRSPGAKVVERQ comes from the coding sequence GTGTCCCGCCACCTCCGCGCCATCGCGCTCGCTGCCGCAGTCCATGCTACCGCAGCGCTCGTTCCCGCGGCTGCCTCGGCCGGGTCGCTTCAGCCGAACGAGCTCGGGCGCGTGATGATCCTCGAGTACCACAAGGTGGATCAGCCCGAGGAGCGCTGGACCCGCACCCCCGCCAACTTCCGCGGCGATCTTGAGCGCCTCTGGGAGCGCGGCTACCGCTTGGTGGCACTCAACGATCTCCTTGACGGCCGGATCGCCATCCCGCGAGGCACGACGCCTGTCGTCCTCACCTTCGACGATTCGTCACCCGGCCAGTTCAGGCTGATCGAGCGGAACGGCGACTGGGTGCCGGACCCCGACTGCGCCGTCGGCATCCTCGAGGCCTTCGAGCGCCAGCACCCGGGGTTCGGCCGCGCGGCGACCTTCTACGTCCTGCCGGGGGCCGATCCGCCCAACCGCCTGTTCAACCAGAAGGATTTGGCGGGGCGCAAGCTCCAGTACCTGGCGGCCCAGGGCTACGAGATCGGCAACCACACGCTCTGGCACGCGAATCTCGCGAAGTATTCCGAGCGCGTGGTGCGCCGGCAGCTCGCGACGGCGCAGGAGTGGATCCAGCGCCACGTGCCCGGCTACCGCATCCGGACGCTGGCGCTGCCCATGGGCGCCTACCCCCAGGATATTCGCTGGGCCATCGAGGGAGTGGAGGGCCAGGTCGCCTACCGCCATGACGCCGTCCTCAAGGTCGCGGGCGGCGCGGCGCCGTCGCCGCACGCGCGCGTCTTCGACCCCTACCACCTGCCGCGCATCCAGGCGCTCGAGAGCGAGCTCGCCCACTGGCTGGGCTACTTCGAGCGGAACCCGCAGGAGCGTTACGTCAGCGACGGCGATGCGTCGGTGATCACCGTACCGCCGGGCACCCTCGACAAGGTCCGGCGATCACCCGGAGCGAAAGTGGTGGAGCGGCAATAA
- a CDS encoding complex I NDUFA9 subunit family protein, translating into MQRIFVTGATGFVGHAVVRALVAHGFLVRCLVRQGSEAALKGFESIDRVPGDVLEPDKLAASVEGCGAVVNLVGIIREHRTRGITFDRLHTEATANMVAVAHEAGVKRYIQMSAVGTRPGATSRYHQSKWQAEEIVRASALDWTIIRPSLIYGPGDEFVSVLARMVRRLPAVPVLGDGQYRVQPVAVEHVAEGFARALRLATAAAQTYEIGGPEPCRFVDLLDLIGAALGLPRVRKVYVPLGVVKAMTAALGWLPFFPVTTDQLIMLEEGNVTDPSRFYTDFGITPEPLAQGLKRMLETP; encoded by the coding sequence ATGCAGCGGATCTTCGTTACGGGCGCCACGGGCTTCGTGGGGCACGCCGTGGTGCGGGCGCTCGTCGCCCACGGCTTCCTCGTGCGGTGCCTGGTGAGACAGGGCTCCGAGGCGGCGCTCAAGGGCTTCGAGTCCATCGACCGCGTCCCGGGCGATGTGCTCGAGCCCGACAAGCTCGCCGCCTCCGTCGAAGGATGCGGGGCGGTCGTCAACCTGGTCGGCATCATCCGCGAGCACCGCACGCGCGGCATCACCTTCGACCGTCTGCACACGGAAGCGACGGCGAACATGGTGGCGGTCGCCCACGAGGCCGGAGTCAAGCGTTATATCCAGATGAGCGCCGTCGGCACGCGGCCGGGCGCAACGTCGCGCTACCACCAGAGTAAGTGGCAGGCCGAGGAGATCGTCCGCGCGAGCGCGCTCGACTGGACGATCATCCGGCCCTCGCTGATCTACGGTCCGGGCGACGAGTTCGTCTCCGTGCTGGCCCGCATGGTCCGCCGCCTGCCCGCCGTGCCCGTGCTGGGCGACGGCCAGTACCGCGTCCAGCCGGTCGCCGTCGAGCACGTCGCGGAGGGCTTCGCGCGCGCACTCCGGCTCGCAACGGCCGCAGCGCAGACCTACGAGATCGGCGGGCCCGAGCCCTGCCGCTTCGTGGATCTCCTCGATCTGATCGGCGCGGCGCTCGGACTGCCGCGGGTCCGCAAGGTCTATGTGCCGCTTGGAGTGGTGAAGGCGATGACGGCCGCCTTGGGCTGGCTGCCCTTCTTCCCGGTGACCACGGATCAGCTGATCATGCTGGAGGAGGGCAACGTCACCGACCCCAGCCGCTTCTACACCGACTTCGGGATCACTCCCGAGCCGCTGGCCCAGGGGCTCAAGCGCATGCTCGAGACGCCGTGA
- the fdhF gene encoding formate dehydrogenase subunit alpha, whose protein sequence is MKLTIDGRDVEVAAGATVLDAVNRLRIPLPQLCKDPDRAPLGACRTCLVHVEGQRGLPASCHLPARDGMVVQTQHPDAVKTRKAVLDLTWSMLTPGEGRDGFGQVGEAAGHHALAAPSHAAHHHFPVDLSKSFFVLDREACILCGRCTTACDDVQLIGAISLVGRGHDMRVGVAGDGLMGSSVCTSCGQCVATCPTGALRPKEAPASIEREVETTCPYCGVGCGITLKVRQDGRLAVMADDVPKNHSSLGTLCVKGRFGTGFVHARDRITVPMIKRDGEWREVTWDEALDAAADGLARNHGRFGAFASAKATNEDGYIIQKLARVVMGTNNVDHCTRLCHSPTVEAMLTSMGSGATSNSYQDYEEAGCLMVVGADASANHPVIAIRLRRAVTRGARLIVVNPKRIELCEQADLWIQERPGTDVALFNSMAKVILDEGLANLDFIRSRTEGFEAWAASLEPYTLDYAEEITGVPQAAIAEAARWYARPAFSGSCLIWGMGITQHVNGTANAHALLNLSLAAGQMGFTGSGISPLRGQNNVQGCGDAGAIPTNLPGYADYSPASLQRFEKAWGVRLPATPGLVVTEMTEGCFDGTIRAMYVVGENPMLAEPDLNHVAKALNQLDCLIVQDLFMHETADLAHIFLPAAAFAEKDGTFTNSERRVQRVRKAIEPPGKARADWWITSELAKRVARRLGAPAPGFDFAHPSDIFDEMARLWPAIGGLSYARLEAGGIQWPCPTADHPGTRFLYGEDFPTGRARFVPVSQGETAAELPDSDYPFVLNTGRLLYHWHGGTLTRRVQGLLELAPRLEIAVNPADARRLGFDEGGALRVISRRGELSGYAHVTEAVRPGAIFVPFVKLADSAANFLTNSAHDPTSKIPEYKVCAVRLERV, encoded by the coding sequence GTGAAGCTGACCATCGACGGGCGGGACGTCGAGGTCGCGGCCGGGGCCACGGTGCTGGACGCCGTCAACCGCCTGCGTATCCCCCTGCCCCAGCTCTGCAAGGACCCCGACCGCGCGCCGCTCGGCGCCTGCCGCACCTGCCTCGTCCACGTCGAGGGGCAGCGCGGGCTGCCGGCCTCATGCCACCTCCCCGCGCGCGACGGCATGGTCGTCCAGACCCAGCACCCGGACGCGGTCAAGACGCGCAAGGCGGTGCTCGATCTCACCTGGTCCATGCTCACGCCGGGCGAGGGTCGCGACGGCTTCGGCCAGGTCGGCGAAGCCGCCGGGCACCATGCGCTCGCCGCGCCGAGCCATGCAGCGCATCACCACTTTCCAGTGGACCTGTCCAAGAGCTTCTTCGTCCTCGACCGCGAGGCCTGCATCCTCTGCGGCCGATGCACCACCGCCTGCGACGACGTCCAGCTGATCGGCGCCATCTCTCTCGTCGGCCGCGGCCACGACATGCGCGTAGGCGTCGCGGGCGATGGCCTGATGGGGTCCTCTGTCTGTACCTCCTGCGGCCAGTGCGTCGCCACCTGCCCGACGGGCGCGCTGAGACCGAAGGAGGCGCCGGCCAGCATCGAGCGGGAGGTCGAGACCACGTGCCCATACTGCGGCGTCGGCTGCGGCATCACGCTCAAGGTCAGACAGGACGGCCGGCTCGCGGTCATGGCCGACGACGTGCCGAAGAACCACTCGAGCCTCGGAACCTTGTGCGTCAAGGGACGCTTCGGCACGGGCTTCGTCCACGCGCGCGATCGGATCACCGTGCCCATGATCAAGCGCGACGGCGAGTGGCGCGAGGTGACGTGGGACGAGGCGCTCGACGCAGCCGCCGACGGGTTGGCGAGGAACCATGGCCGCTTCGGCGCCTTCGCATCGGCCAAGGCCACCAACGAGGACGGCTACATCATCCAGAAGCTCGCGCGCGTGGTCATGGGCACCAATAACGTGGACCACTGCACGCGGCTCTGCCACTCGCCCACGGTCGAGGCCATGCTGACCTCCATGGGCTCGGGCGCGACGTCGAACTCCTACCAGGACTACGAGGAGGCGGGCTGCCTGATGGTCGTGGGGGCGGACGCCTCAGCCAACCACCCCGTCATCGCGATTCGCCTGCGCCGCGCCGTGACCCGCGGCGCCAGGCTCATCGTGGTCAACCCCAAGCGCATCGAGCTCTGCGAGCAGGCGGACCTGTGGATCCAGGAGCGGCCGGGCACCGACGTCGCGCTCTTCAACTCGATGGCCAAGGTCATCCTCGACGAGGGCCTAGCCAACCTCGACTTCATCCGCTCTCGCACCGAGGGCTTCGAGGCCTGGGCCGCCTCCCTCGAGCCCTACACGCTGGACTACGCTGAAGAGATCACGGGCGTGCCGCAGGCGGCCATCGCGGAAGCCGCACGCTGGTATGCGCGGCCGGCCTTCTCGGGCTCCTGCCTCATCTGGGGCATGGGCATCACCCAGCACGTGAACGGCACGGCCAACGCGCATGCGCTCCTGAACCTGTCGCTGGCGGCGGGACAGATGGGTTTCACGGGATCGGGAATCTCACCGCTCCGCGGCCAGAACAACGTCCAGGGCTGTGGCGACGCGGGCGCCATCCCGACGAATCTCCCCGGCTATGCCGACTACTCGCCCGCGAGTCTCCAGCGCTTCGAGAAGGCGTGGGGCGTGAGGCTGCCCGCCACGCCGGGGCTCGTCGTCACGGAGATGACCGAGGGGTGCTTCGACGGGACGATCCGCGCCATGTACGTCGTCGGCGAGAACCCCATGCTGGCGGAGCCGGACCTCAATCACGTCGCGAAGGCTCTCAACCAGCTCGACTGCCTGATCGTCCAGGACCTCTTCATGCACGAGACGGCCGACCTCGCCCATATCTTCCTGCCGGCCGCCGCCTTCGCCGAGAAGGACGGCACCTTCACCAACTCCGAGCGCCGCGTGCAGCGCGTGAGGAAAGCCATCGAGCCGCCCGGTAAGGCCAGGGCCGACTGGTGGATCACCTCCGAGCTGGCGAAGCGCGTGGCGCGGCGGCTGGGCGCGCCGGCTCCGGGCTTCGACTTCGCCCATCCTTCGGACATCTTCGACGAGATGGCTCGGCTCTGGCCGGCCATCGGAGGGCTCTCCTACGCGAGGCTGGAAGCAGGCGGAATCCAGTGGCCCTGCCCGACGGCAGATCACCCGGGTACGCGCTTCCTGTACGGCGAGGACTTTCCGACTGGGCGGGCCCGCTTCGTGCCGGTCAGCCAAGGGGAGACGGCGGCCGAGCTGCCCGACAGCGACTACCCCTTCGTGCTCAACACGGGGCGCTTGCTCTACCACTGGCACGGCGGCACGCTGACTCGGCGTGTGCAGGGTCTCCTCGAGCTGGCGCCGCGACTTGAGATCGCTGTCAACCCGGCGGACGCGCGGCGGCTGGGCTTCGACGAGGGCGGCGCGCTCAGGGTGATCTCCCGCCGCGGCGAGCTCAGCGGCTACGCCCACGTGACCGAGGCGGTGCGTCCGGGCGCGATCTTCGTCCCCTTCGTCAAGCTCGCCGACTCGGCCGCCAACTTCCTCACCAATTCGGCCCACGACCCCACGTCCAAGATCCCCGAGTACAAGGTCTGCGCCGTGAGGCTCGAGAGGGTCTAA
- a CDS encoding chromate resistance protein ChrB domain-containing protein: MLLLLSLPPRPSSLRVRAWRRLKVLGAVALKSGAYLLPFSPDRYEQFQWLAQEVQKDRGEATLLKVDRVENMKEPEVVRLFDEARNADYASLTDRYRKLGSAKRPRAAEELARLARELDRLADIDFFEAPGRQQALRAKEAAERRVTGLPKAGARPAGRLDLEALQGRRWATRPRPHVDRIASAWLIKRFLDPAAEFVFAAADELPADAIPFDMAGVEFGHQGDHCTFETLLHRSGLRDRRLAAIAEIVHEADVRDGKFQREEARGLDLVLRGLLAAIKDDHEALAQGLTLFDGLYSTIGERR, translated from the coding sequence TTGCTTCTCCTGCTGAGCCTGCCGCCCCGCCCATCGAGCCTGCGCGTACGCGCATGGCGCAGGCTCAAGGTACTGGGCGCCGTCGCGCTCAAGAGCGGGGCCTACCTCCTGCCCTTCTCCCCCGACCGCTACGAGCAGTTCCAGTGGCTCGCCCAGGAAGTCCAGAAGGACCGGGGCGAGGCGACCCTCCTCAAGGTGGACCGCGTGGAGAACATGAAAGAGCCCGAGGTCGTCCGGCTCTTCGATGAGGCCCGCAACGCCGACTACGCCTCCCTCACGGACCGCTACAGGAAGCTCGGCTCGGCCAAACGGCCGCGCGCGGCTGAAGAATTGGCACGGCTCGCGCGCGAGCTGGATCGCTTGGCCGACATCGACTTTTTCGAAGCCCCAGGCCGCCAGCAGGCGCTGCGTGCCAAGGAAGCGGCAGAGCGGCGGGTGACCGGACTGCCCAAGGCAGGCGCGCGGCCGGCGGGACGGCTGGACCTGGAAGCCCTCCAGGGCCGCCGCTGGGCCACCCGCCCGCGGCCGCACGTGGACCGCATCGCTTCGGCGTGGCTCATCAAGCGCTTCCTCGATCCGGCCGCCGAGTTCGTCTTCGCCGCGGCCGACGAGCTGCCGGCCGACGCCATCCCCTTCGACATGGCGGGCGTCGAGTTCGGCCACCAGGGCGATCACTGCACCTTCGAGACCCTGCTTCACCGCTCGGGGCTTCGCGACCGTCGCCTGGCGGCCATCGCCGAGATCGTCCACGAGGCCGATGTCCGCGACGGAAAATTCCAGCGAGAAGAAGCGCGCGGCCTCGATCTGGTCCTGCGCGGGCTCCTCGCCGCGATCAAGGATGACCACGAGGCGCTGGCACAGGGCCTGACCCTGTTCGACGGACTGTACTCGACGATTGGAGAGCGCCGATGA
- a CDS encoding exo-beta-N-acetylmuramidase NamZ domain-containing protein: MLRRAAALLAAFLLFPAAAAAQSLDWSDLDLVVRESVAGGDTPGAVILVGQGNRVLYRKALGSRAVTPAVEPMTTDTIFDIASLTKVVATTPAILALVDDRKLALDAPLGRYLKEFQGPPLAWLTVRRVLTHTAGFADLPSSEAMAKGLPDGMRLLAAGVSEPSPTAPFRYSDTGFIVLAELVRRVSGEPLDRFTRKRFYQPLGMRDTTFNPPAAWRARIAPTEFFHGQMLRGVVHDPRALQLHGVAGHAGLFSTADDLGRFCRMLLGDGMDGGRRYLSSASVHAMFAPNGAGEATRGLGWDMASNYSRTLGSFFPMGSVGHTGFTGTSILMDPPTRTYVIILANPVHPAGKGSVFELRRRVSAIVGVKLLAPNTVPVADEGETQPAARATGDGLSRIKTRTGLDVLEIEDWAQLKGRVIGLVTNQTGVDAEGRRNVDLLAKAQGVRLQAVFSPEHGLDGALDARVSHGTHPATGLTIWSLYGSDRRPTATMLRGLDTLVFDIQDVGVRFYTYLTTLVYILEEAASHHISVVVLDRPNPLTGVIVEGPVMDADLRSFTAPHPIPVRSGMTLGEFAKMVAGERKIPVTLTVVPLEHWERSMWFDQTGLPWVNPSPNIRSLTEALLYPGVGLLEATNLSVGRGTATPFEVVGAPWITDPGGLADALNAAAMPGVTFQPLNFQPDASVYSGQLLGGVRLVVTDRDALRPVTVGLTIGRALLERYPRQFRATRIQNLLVNRSTIWALLRGDSLARLKQWAEADRASFLQRRASYLIYK; the protein is encoded by the coding sequence ATGCTGAGGCGCGCCGCGGCCCTCCTGGCCGCCTTCCTCCTGTTCCCTGCCGCCGCGGCGGCCCAGAGCCTCGACTGGTCGGACCTCGATCTGGTCGTGCGCGAGTCGGTCGCCGGGGGCGACACGCCCGGCGCCGTCATCCTGGTCGGCCAGGGCAACCGCGTGCTCTACCGCAAGGCCCTGGGCTCCCGCGCCGTGACGCCGGCCGTGGAGCCGATGACCACCGACACCATCTTCGATATCGCCTCGCTGACGAAGGTCGTGGCGACGACCCCCGCGATTCTCGCCCTCGTGGACGACCGCAAGCTCGCCCTCGACGCGCCCCTCGGCCGCTACCTCAAGGAGTTCCAGGGTCCGCCGCTGGCCTGGCTGACCGTGCGGCGGGTGCTGACCCACACGGCGGGATTCGCCGACCTGCCGTCCAGCGAGGCCATGGCCAAGGGCCTCCCCGACGGCATGCGGCTGCTCGCCGCGGGCGTGTCGGAGCCGTCGCCGACGGCGCCCTTCCGCTACAGCGACACGGGCTTCATCGTGCTCGCGGAGCTCGTGCGCCGGGTGAGCGGCGAGCCGCTCGACCGCTTCACACGGAAGCGCTTCTACCAGCCGCTCGGCATGCGGGACACGACCTTCAACCCGCCGGCCGCCTGGCGCGCCCGCATCGCGCCGACCGAGTTCTTCCATGGCCAGATGCTGCGCGGCGTGGTCCACGACCCGCGCGCCCTCCAGCTCCACGGCGTCGCGGGGCACGCGGGGCTCTTTTCGACGGCGGACGACCTCGGGCGCTTCTGCCGGATGCTGCTCGGCGACGGCATGGACGGCGGGCGCCGCTATCTCTCCAGCGCGTCGGTCCACGCCATGTTCGCGCCGAACGGGGCGGGCGAAGCGACGCGCGGGCTCGGCTGGGACATGGCCTCGAATTACTCGCGCACCCTGGGCTCGTTCTTTCCGATGGGCTCGGTCGGGCACACTGGATTCACGGGCACGTCCATCTTGATGGATCCGCCGACCCGGACCTACGTCATCATTCTGGCGAACCCCGTCCACCCGGCGGGCAAGGGTTCCGTTTTCGAGCTGCGCCGGCGCGTGAGCGCCATCGTGGGCGTCAAGCTCCTTGCGCCCAACACCGTGCCCGTGGCCGACGAGGGCGAGACACAGCCAGCCGCCCGCGCCACGGGCGACGGGCTGTCGCGCATCAAGACCCGCACCGGCCTCGACGTCCTCGAGATCGAGGATTGGGCGCAGCTCAAGGGCCGGGTCATCGGGCTCGTGACGAACCAGACCGGCGTGGACGCCGAGGGCAGGCGCAACGTCGATCTCCTCGCCAAGGCCCAGGGCGTGAGGCTACAGGCCGTCTTCTCGCCCGAGCACGGGCTCGACGGTGCATTGGACGCGCGCGTGTCCCACGGCACGCACCCGGCAACGGGCCTGACCATCTGGAGCCTCTACGGCAGCGACAGACGGCCCACGGCCACGATGCTCCGCGGGCTCGACACTCTCGTCTTCGACATCCAGGACGTGGGGGTGCGCTTCTACACCTATCTGACGACGCTCGTGTACATCCTCGAGGAAGCGGCCTCTCACCACATCTCCGTGGTCGTTCTCGACCGGCCGAACCCGCTCACCGGAGTCATCGTCGAAGGCCCCGTGATGGACGCCGACCTGCGCTCCTTCACGGCTCCGCACCCGATCCCCGTCCGGAGCGGGATGACTCTCGGCGAGTTCGCCAAGATGGTCGCGGGCGAGCGGAAGATCCCCGTCACGCTGACCGTCGTGCCGCTCGAGCACTGGGAGCGGAGCATGTGGTTCGACCAGACGGGGCTGCCCTGGGTCAACCCTTCGCCGAACATCCGTTCACTGACTGAGGCGCTCCTGTACCCGGGCGTCGGGCTTCTGGAGGCGACGAATCTCTCCGTGGGGCGGGGCACCGCGACGCCCTTCGAGGTGGTCGGGGCGCCGTGGATCACCGACCCCGGCGGTCTGGCCGATGCCCTCAACGCGGCGGCCATGCCCGGCGTGACCTTCCAGCCGCTTAACTTCCAGCCCGACGCCAGCGTCTACTCGGGGCAGTTGCTGGGCGGGGTGCGGCTCGTGGTCACTGACCGCGACGCACTTCGCCCGGTGACGGTGGGCCTCACCATTGGGCGGGCGCTGCTCGAGCGCTACCCAAGGCAGTTCCGGGCGACGCGCATCCAGAACCTCCTCGTCAACCGCTCGACGATCTGGGCTCTTCTGCGAGGGGACTCTCTCGCGCGCCTGAAGCAGTGGGCTGAAGCGGATCGGGCGAGCTTTCTCCAGCGGCGCGCGTCGTACCTCATCTATAAGTAA